A single window of Xylocopilactobacillus apicola DNA harbors:
- a CDS encoding DUF6088 family protein, which translates to MTDFERIKAKIKRAPKGTLFILADFAQLNITYNTLKELVRRLVKAGDLNLVFRGIYQKPNFNSFLKRDIPATPNEVAQAYIRKNKWLSIPAGDTALNLLGLTTQVPNSYTYKSIGPNREITLNNGQKIEFKKVLPREIAVCPTSALVIEALKTIGEQNIEENDLKIIKNKLTDSDLKQLKKDSVSSRIWIQNTINRLDEVS; encoded by the coding sequence ATGACTGACTTTGAAAGAATAAAAGCCAAAATAAAAAGAGCCCCAAAAGGGACTTTATTTATTTTGGCAGATTTTGCACAGTTAAATATCACATATAACACATTAAAAGAGTTGGTTCGACGGCTTGTAAAAGCGGGTGACCTCAACCTTGTGTTTAGAGGGATCTACCAAAAACCTAACTTTAATTCATTTTTAAAAAGAGACATCCCGGCAACGCCAAACGAAGTTGCTCAAGCATACATCCGAAAAAATAAATGGTTAAGTATTCCAGCTGGTGACACTGCTCTCAATTTACTTGGACTAACAACTCAAGTTCCTAACTCATACACCTACAAAAGCATTGGACCCAACCGAGAGATCACTTTAAACAACGGCCAAAAAATTGAATTCAAAAAAGTTTTACCAAGAGAAATTGCTGTTTGTCCAACATCTGCCTTAGTTATTGAGGCTCTTAAAACTATTGGGGAACAAAATATTGAAGAAAATGACCTAAAGATTATAAAAAACAAATTGACTGATAGCGATTTAAAACAACTAAAGAAAGATAGCGTATCTTCAAGGATTTGGATCCAAAATACCATCAATCGGTTGGACGAGGTATCTTAA
- a CDS encoding helix-turn-helix domain-containing protein, which translates to MFFGEKLKSVRELNGISRKELAELINVSEQAVWQYENQHTVPAFMIINKLKKLFLVKPQFFYTKPFIKKVSDIEHIAYRSPDREARKKAKMETTYLNFVDYVISDFEQYLAPSSNAIAFMSESAYRKSIQEVAQEARKELALSNNKDLMYRLELAGIYILEKNIGPNIDAYSTWTKDDRAFIILGNIKKSAVRRNFDLAHELGHLLLHKSIEMDSLSRDEYRQIEKEANDFASYFLMPEDEFMQDFQAISKRSNPYSYLEMKTKYMVSIMALEYRAYNLGLLTFEENRYFYSYLNRHHLRAKEPLDEDISVIKPGKVRALLSFVFDNKLTTLNKVLDDYNVDVAFLENLLDIDDDFFHKFQADSAANYFQLFSNVN; encoded by the coding sequence GTGTTTTTTGGAGAGAAGTTAAAGAGCGTTCGAGAGTTGAACGGGATCTCTAGAAAAGAATTAGCAGAATTAATAAACGTCAGCGAACAAGCTGTTTGGCAGTACGAAAATCAGCATACAGTTCCTGCGTTTATGATTATTAACAAATTAAAGAAATTGTTTTTGGTTAAGCCGCAATTTTTTTATACAAAACCGTTCATAAAAAAAGTAAGTGATATTGAGCATATTGCTTATCGTTCCCCTGACCGGGAGGCACGGAAAAAGGCAAAAATGGAGACCACTTATCTGAATTTTGTTGATTACGTGATTTCAGATTTTGAGCAATATTTGGCGCCTTCATCAAATGCGATTGCTTTTATGAGTGAATCGGCGTATCGCAAAAGCATTCAAGAGGTTGCTCAAGAAGCCAGAAAAGAGTTGGCACTGAGTAACAACAAAGATTTGATGTACCGCCTAGAGCTGGCAGGGATTTATATCTTAGAAAAAAATATTGGTCCGAACATTGACGCTTACAGTACTTGGACTAAAGATGATCGGGCTTTTATTATTCTGGGGAATATCAAAAAATCAGCGGTTAGAAGAAATTTTGATTTAGCGCACGAACTGGGGCACTTGTTGCTTCACAAATCAATTGAAATGGATAGCCTTTCACGAGATGAATATCGGCAAATTGAGAAAGAGGCGAATGACTTTGCTTCGTACTTTTTGATGCCAGAAGATGAATTTATGCAAGACTTTCAGGCAATTTCTAAGAGATCTAATCCATATTCATACTTGGAAATGAAAACAAAATATATGGTTTCAATCATGGCGTTAGAATACCGAGCTTACAATTTGGGATTGTTGACCTTCGAGGAAAATCGATACTTTTACTCGTATCTTAATCGGCATCATTTACGCGCTAAAGAGCCGTTGGACGAGGATATTTCAGTGATCAAACCAGGAAAAGTCCGTGCCTTGTTGAGCTTTGTTTTTGATAATAAACTAACCACGTTAAATAAAGTATTGGACGATTACAATGTCGATGTCGCTTTTTTGGAAAATTTATTGGATATTGATGACGACTTTTTTCATAAATTTCAAGCGGATTCT